A stretch of DNA from Diospyros lotus cultivar Yz01 chromosome 14, ASM1463336v1, whole genome shotgun sequence:
TAGTTTGCCAAATACAAGGGGAATATCAAGAAAAATGCTCAAAGATGATAGCCTACATTCAGAAAGTTCAGGAACTAATTCGCCTCTTCGAGGAGTGCAAGTTGAATCAAGTGCCAAGGAGACAGAACTCTCACACCGATGCCCTCGCTCACTTGGCATTAGTAGGAGATGCAGACTCCTTAGGGGCCATTCCCGTGGAGTTCCTAAATGCACCGAGCATGGAAGGACAATGTGAGACGTTAGCAATCGAGCTGAGGCCGGATTCATGGATGAGACCCATCGTTGAATATTTGCAAGAAGAAAAATTGCTAGGTGACAAGTTAGAAGCACGACGTACACGAGCTCGGGCAGCCAGATACTGTATTCACAACGATATGCTATACAAAAGGGGGTTCTCAGCCCCATTACTGAGATGCATCAATGAGCCTGAATGTCAGCCAATTCTCATAGAAATCCATGCCGATCACTGCGACAATCATGCTGGGGGGTTTCCTTGGCCTAAAAGGCACTTTACTAGGGATTTTACTAGCCTACCATGAAGTAAGATGCTATAAATCTAGTGAAAAGGTGTGACACATGCTAAAGATTTGCAAAGATACCGTGAGCTCCACCTACCTATATGTAACAGATGAGCAGCCCATGGCCCTTCGCTATATGGGGTATCGACTTGATCGGGCCACTTCCTACAGCTCGCGATGGATACAAGCATGCTATATTGGCTgttgattacttcaccaagtgggcgGAAGCAAAGGAGCTCGCATAGATATCCACTACAAAGGTAGAAAAGTTTGTATGGAGTAATATCATCTGCAGATTCGGAATTCCTCAACAGATAGTCAGGGACAATGAAACCTAGTTCACTAGCGAGTAGTTCGTCCAATTCTGCGAATCACTAGGGATCCAGAAGAGCTTCACAGCCGTGGACCACCTGCAAGCCAATGGACAAGTCGAAGCTGTATTTAAGAAGGACGGTCTGCCAAGTAGTACAACCCGTCCTTGacattcttaaaagaaaaaaggaatttAATAAGTTTCGGAGTTGGGGGAGAAATTTTGTTTCTAAGGAATATAACAGCTAAAGAGGTAAGTTGGGTGTATGAGTTTGGGGTCAATCGGAACGGTATGAGCTTGAGCTCGTTCAGGAGTTTTAGAAGATAGGGTGTGATGGGAAGCCTAAACCCAAACTCGAAGTGCTGGGGGCTAATGGCTATGAAGTCAGTTGGAGGATAAGCTGCATGACAGCTCGGAGAAGAGATGTACATTAGGCAACCCTTTGGGAGGTGGGACTCTTGGACACAGGTCGCCACTTCGTGAAATTTGGCTTTGGAAGGGTATTACCGAAAGACCTCGCGCCCCAGGTTTCCCTCAGCGACCTGCTTGCTAACGGCTAGATCGATTTCAGAAGACGACACGTCTACAACCTCTCTAACTCGCGAGCTCATTTCCTTAAGGCTATGCATGTCTATTACCAGGCAGTCTTTTGAGTTCGAGGTATCGCCCTCTCTTATAATGTGGTTGCAACGCTTTTGACTTGAGTTCCATTGAATAGAATCAAACATctataatgaaaaagaaagaacagtCAGGTCACAGGATGCGGACCAGACCTCAAAAAAGATCAGAAGAGCCCTAAAAATATTCCCTATTTGGGAAGGTCATGCGCTTTACAACTAGGTGCTGCCTAAGGCGGAGGGGCTGAGAGTACGACCCCGACATTCCATAGAAGTCGAATCCTAAAAGTCATTGAGCCCGAAGGCTCAGTGAGAACTTAACAAACCGATTCAAATCGGTGCACCAGATAATGAAGAAGGCACCGACAGAATCAGAGAAATCGAAGAACCATAGACGGTTAATCGATGATAGACGGACCAAAGAGACCTCAAGGAAATATACAAGAGTGACCAAAGGCTTACCTATCAGAAAACCCCTCGCTGGGGCCGTAATCTGGAAACAGGCCTCGGACGATAGACGGCATCAAGGCGATTGCAGTCGGCAAAACTCGATAGGAATGGAAGTCTCGAGAGTAGAAGGCAAAAGCAAGAAAATTTCAAAGTGGTGTGAAAGAGGGAAAAAAGGTAATGCCCTATACTATTTATACACCCTGCTCGGATGAACTCAACCGTCGGATCAAAACGGCTTATGGTATACTCCGCATCCATCGGCCGCATGATAGCTTATGGGCCCCATAGGCATAATCATTGGCAGTAATGGGGGGAcgtgcgcattaaatgctccGCAGACAAGACGTGCTGCGTGAAACGACGTGATTCGAAGCGATTGGGCAGAAGTTTGAAAGGCAGATTGACAGTTAAAACAACTGGCAAAACATCAGCTCCCGGTTCGAAGATCGCCCTGcgagctggggggcttatgttacgggtatttcctGCACTACTTCTTATGGGCTGGACCCGACTCAGCAGGCTAGCTCAATCGCCTAAAGCCTAGTAGGCTCCAAGCTAAGTTCGTTGGAGCAAGCTCATACATCGCTGGAGACCAAGCTTAGATCGCGGGACCAAGCAAGCTTTAAACGAGCGTGCTCCCAACGACTCTTCCAATTCGCTAGCCTAACCGATCAACTTGCATAACAAAAAGACCATATATCAGAGAACAGTAGTGGACTAGGGGCTCTCCCAGCTGGGTTGTTCAGGCCCGACTTGGCCCCATCCTCTCGGCCCATTTGTTTGGCCTATGTTGGTCCCATCCTGGCcctttgcaacaacatcattacaagCACTTCTGAATTTTCGCGCGCCCGCCTCAGATCTTATCTTCATTAATGACGAattccatccacattaatgagggttccATTGGCACCTTGCCATCGCATGGGCCCCTTCGCCAGCGTTGGATATTTTGTTCCATCACCTACAAACGTACGACACATGCAAGAGGACATCTCATCCTTctatatatcaaccagctcttttCAGAGCCAGGGTATGCTCTCTCTGCCAACTTGCTAATACTCTGCATCTTTTCTCTCGCTTACTTGAGCGTTATAGTATTTTGCAGGGGCTGACTGACCGGCAGATCAACAGACCAAACCATACCATACATCATTCTCATTTTTTGATTCATTACATCAGTGCGGgccaacgaatcacggtcgaccaattctgaacgttgacaagtatattatataattgacTTGAGAGGTCTAACTCTTTAATTCCTTGTCTTTGAGTTGTTTGATATGGTTTCTTGAGaaagtatataatttttgagatatcTATCTAGAATCACAACTCTTATTGAACGTAAATGGTAGTGTTGTATTTTTAGAAGTTGGTGGATGAGAGAACAACGAAGTTTCTCTTTTGACACCTAATTGGGTAATGCTCAACGATTTTAGAAATTCTCTATTGGCGAGTGCCCATTGATGCATCCTTTCAAtgcttttctcattttttattatgactATTGAGACATCTAAactatctttaaaaaaattgtttgtgaatgattccTCTTCAAAAGAGCTTGCACCtatcaccttcttcttctcgaTCAATCTTAATAGTATGTTGATCATCCTGCTTGGCTCTTGGCAGATCTTCttacttatttttcttctctttagtatgtattctttttatatgtgcatataatgagagaatataatCTATTCTTCAATATTTATagacatgaaaaattaaaatctaaaagaaaaaagattcaTTATGAGGattaattcaaaatcatataGGATTTATAAATTTCGCTAATTTTGGATAAGAAGAGTAAGGACTCGGGACAACTCATGAGAATTAGGATCCTTGTTgacatgaaaattttcaaaattagccaaaaaaatattcatatttattaaatttttaattacaaatttttaaatgaaaatgttgattattaaaatatttcaatttctaaaTTCTTGAGATTTCTATTCAAAtatattcatatcatatatatatatatattatgtggaCTATCTCATTAAAAGAAATAAGTAAACTGTTAGTTTAGAGATTTTAGTGAACAATAAATTGAATCTTGAATCTATTTAGAGATGAAACATATATGACTTTGTTATAGGACTCTATCTCtctatattataaaatatcttATGAAACTTATAATATCAATTCatgaaaaagtaaaatattctaattttgaaTAGAGAATCATGAGGATAAAGGCAACTCAGGATTAATGGGCCTTCATGGTCCATCCTCCCAGCCCGATTGGAGGGCCCACAGACTGAAatcctcttttttattttctaaccTGCAAAATTGAAAACTATTTATTGGTTGGGTAGGCCTGCCTTTTGGGCCACTAGGCTGGCCCACAAAGTTTCACACCCGTTTGGACCTTAAGTCGacctatttatatatttatgttttaaattagtcttattcttatatttagatttttatatttattttaattttaattgagtaattatgACTCATTTATTACATATgttaaaatatagaataatgTTAGGAGTCATTATTctaacaaaaatttattaaaataaaccaaaattcaaaatttcaaaattccaaatccaAATTCACGTCAAACTCAGTCAAAATTgaacataaatttattaaaaaaaacaccaaacttttatatttaattaaaataaactaaaatgaCTTTTACAcgtgtattaatatatatttcataaaataaatatatatataagagagcaaaaaatagatttatttgAACTAACCGGTTGGTTtcggttaatttttttcaaagacTTAattttcgattcaattttttgattGGAAAAACCAAACGAACCATacagatcaaattttaaaacgatattattttgatatttataaaataatattattttttttaattttgtattttttattggttattttgatttttttcatttttttttctatatttgttcAGTTTAATCGGTTCGatttatatgatttgattttgatttttttctattattgcttagtttgatttttttgattaattggttggttcgattcgattttgtTCTTCGATTtagtttaatcaattaataaattttgatcaaGTGTTTGGACaccctaaatatatataatctccaaatcaaattaaattgtgAGTTCACACATTTAACAAAGTGGAACAACTCATTTCACTATTCTATAGATTATTTAAGAAACTGACAGTATTTGAAAATTGATAAACAACTTACCTTGGAATTTGATGGCGCGAAAAATGACAAACACTATTTGTTATCAAGCTACCAACATAAAAGAGTTTCTCGTCAGTGGAATGATAGGCGATTCTGCCACCGTAATTgtaaatgaatttgattatagCGTTGTTGCCGATCGCAATGGAATCATAGTTGGACTCATGgcatatgagagagagagagagagagagagagagagagagagagagagagagagcaagtgCGTGGGAGAGTGATCGATGCTCCAATTGCATGAAAGAGTTGGGCAcggtgagtatatatatatatagagagagagagagagggagagatgggGCTAAATGCGTAATTTCAATGAATGCCCTGCATTCTATTTGTGCGGGTTCAGCTTCTCAACTCCATTAAAGGCAAATCCTAAGATCACCTTTTCACTTCTTTCCTGATTACTTGCTTTTTATCAGCTATATATGTCTGAACAAAAAAAGAACAGATTTCATGGCTTATGCCATTTTCAAGCGATGAGATGATCATTGACAGAATTTCCACACTTAATGGCTTACTATAATTAATGCAACATAACCTGCAGGCTTACCAGAAAGACTCGCTGCTAGCTGTTGACATGTCCACGACGATCCTCAAGCTTGCTGAGACCGGGAAACTTCAGGACCTACACGACTAGAAAGTGCATGGTTCTGCATGCATGGGAGAGGGGATCAGTAGCTTCCGAGCTCTTTTAACAAAACAGCAAGACCACCATGATTAATATATAGCATCATGCATTTTAACAAAATTCTTGCCTCTTCCATTTAGCAACAACCAAAATCTTTTTAGGAGATTAACCATAGCTTGTACTTAAAAAATTCTTACAACCTCAAGGCCAAGACATATCTGGCCAAATCATCAATAGAAGACATCTTGGCATCTTCTGCGAACAAAGGCTAGATTAGAGCAAGAAGCATGACTTGGAATCCtcaacttctagaattttaCGGGGGAATTCTCTAATTCGTGAAGACTAGAGCATTGAGCTTCCTCACCCTTTCCTGCAACTCCAATTGCAACTATAGCAATAGGCAAACCTCCTTATTTTTTCCGCACCTTTCCTACTACCAATTGATCGACTTCAACATCTCCCCTCACCTTGGTAAACTGCGTCTACGCCTCTGGTTCCTCTTTAAGTATCCAATTGGAAAATATATCCTTTTGAATACCCCTTGATGCCTAGAGATTAGCACAACTTTGCAATATCAAAATTAGTCATCTTCACTTGAAATATTAACACGTAAGTCATATTCACCCTCGCCACTTGAAATATCAACATACGAGTCATATTCACCCTCGTCAGAGTCATCTCTGCACTTTATCATCATGTGGTTGTTATCCTCATTCCTGTCAAAAAAAGATGACAAGTTTATATCCACATAATTTGAGAATGAAACAAATTAAAGGGTACATAAAATAGTGTGAGTGAATATACAATGAATGCCCAAAAGTtgtgtaaaattttataattttacctGGACTCAAAAAATGCATTAAGATCTGTGATTTCAACCTCTTTATATTCTACCCAGGCTCGTATCATCCTTGGTGGCAAGCAAATTTGTCCAGAAGCAAAGGTCTTCATCTTTGGGCAACGCTTCACTTGAATATTGCACAATGATGAAAAGCTAAATGAATCTCTTTCATCGTTGCAAAAGTTTTTGAGGTTTGGTAGGCCATTTAGATacaacttttttaattttggaaattcaATATGGCGAGTTGCCTTCTCTTTTCCtgcaaaattaatatttttctcttcaataataataatctctTCTATCATTTCGCAAGATATCACTGATAGCATTTTTAAATGTTGAAGAGTCTTGGCCATAGAATGTGTAAACAAACTTCTCAATTGGGAACACTCTTTGATAACTATTTCCTTTAAGCTTCCATGAAAATTCATGTTCCATAGAAACACCAACTCAGGTAACCTATGGAGCGTTAACCTTTTCACATCAACAAACTGCTTTTCACCAATGCTTATTGTGCCATTGAGATCAATAACATGTTTGAACCCCTGGCAATCCCTTAAGAGTAAGTTGTTGAAGATCATTCTAGAGCTTCGCATTTGAGGATGAGACGAAACTTTGGTTGAGACttggcatttaattattttcacgtGTAGATGTTCTTGTGTGGTAGCTAGAAGATCCCAGAGTTGTATCTCTCTTGAAAGGCCactcaaaataacatatttgaTCTTGGAAAAAATAACCTGCCAAAAGGTCAAAACTTATGCTTTTATGATATGTAGGAATTACCATTCTcgttattaaaataaataaaattaacaataatttataaaaaaattaaaattgatacatatataatatacatgcaaTCTTTACTTTCTTACAACATACATTTTCTTAtactttttataaatttcaaagtaattcctgtataaaataaaataatgcctACTTATATCAGTTGAAGTTTGttaacataaattttaatttaattattttgatttatgatggCCATCATCAAcaagaattaatattatatatatacaaagtaTCAACTAACATATATTTcacatttttcttctcaatatATGAAGCAAATTTTCAACCATTAATTTTTTGGCCCAAGGAGAACTAAATTCATTATGTTTAGTGTCATTAATATgcggagttttttttttttttttcttgcaaaataCATTAGAGACCAAGCTCACAAAAGGTGGAAGAACCCAACAAAATAAGTtgatttacagaaaaaaaaaaacaaaataagttgGCTAAATAAGAAGAGGCCTAAAGCAACAACAACCAAGGCAAAACAAGCTctaacaacacaaaaacatAAACTAGAGTGAAATGGGCAGGCCTTGGGTTGGGGGATTCAACAGAGACTAGCAAGGCAACAAAATCATTGTATGGTTTGGAGGCTAATTGAACTAACTGTTGCCTCTTTATGGAGGAAGGAAGATGACCTCAAAAGGTCACTACCTGCATACAGACCATTTTTAAGCTAGTTAAAGTCAAAATTCCTGACAAGGCTACCATAACGAGCACTGCGggatacaaagaaaaaacaagaaagccAACATTGAGAGAAGTGAATCAAACAAACAAGTTAAAAATTAACTGCAAACTGAGCATGAGAACTCCATCATCAAGGCATTAGAACTCCATCTAGGTGTCATGGTGGTTGCGGGTCGCTTTTGGTGGTTGATGTTGAGGGAAAGTGAAAGCTGCTAGTGAGAAAAGTATGGATAAAACGGATGAGATTTGCGAGGGAAGGATCTTTGTAGGTTGAGTAAGGGGGTCAACATTGATGAACAAGATGTTGACCACCAACGATGAGAGGGTGGCCATGGCAAAGGCAAAAAATCAGGAGAAGCTTTAGTACTACGTTGATGAAGAATCCAATATTCGGAATTGCTAGAAAAAAAGATAGGTCGTCCACTGATGGTGACGGGAAACATTGATTAGTGGCCAATGGCCAGAGCAGAAGTGTGACATATTTGCTAATAAACCCTAGTTTAGAAACAAAGACTTTAATAAGTAGAGTAACTCCAGAGTTAATATATAGAGCtaacttaaaattataattataaaattgagagaaagagtaacaaaaataaaatgagcatttgataatatctaattaataatgatagAAGATTCAACTTTAAATGCGTGAAAGATACATTTGTTTTATAACGAGTACTACATTTGTAATCTAGATTAacagaaacaataaaaattaaaataaaatatttataatattaagtaTATTTAACTTCTTAAAAGGATTAACAAATGATAGATTATAATTGTATGCTGACactttaaaactaaaattttattttttgttttaatgtatttatatatcCATTAGACAAGTTGGAGTATTCGTACCTGgttaaataaatgtgatgcttCAGACTTGAATTGAGAAAAACTTTTGAGATTTGACAGATCCCTAAGCTGCAATGTTTTTAATTTGCCAAGGTTAATAATACCATTATCGATCACTCCTTCTTCCTTTGCGTCTGACACTATCACTTccattccaagacatgcttctACATATAAGTGTTCGATGCACGCAAGATGTCTAGCAACAAAAGCTGAAAAAACATGTCTCAAACTATCACAATGTCTAATTGATATAGTTTCTAGGCATAAACAAACATAATTGTCGTTAGAGAAGTAGTCCTCATCATTGAGCCACATTTTCATCAACTTGGGCAGAGTATCTAACTCAAGATCTCTCAATTTTGGAAACACATCAATGAGTTTAAATTTATCTGTAGGACTTTGGATGTTAGGGTTGAGGTCTTCAACTAACAATGTCAAAGAAAGACAGTTCCAAACAACTAATGCCTCCAAATTTTGCAGTCGTGGGAGCATATTTGAAGGGAACATATTTATCAACTTATGACATTGGGTTACTTTAACGTGCCTCAGTTGAGAAAAAGATATTTCATTTGATCTGTTTGAGGATTGAATTGTTTGCTCATTCCAAATATCTTCTGCCGGTAACTCACTAATATTCAATTCCTCCAAGATAGGAAAAGATACCtgtcaaataaaatttaatattaggtcatacatttttgtattttaatttttgattttactATTATCAacacacaaaatatttaaaaaacagTAAGTATAGTAGTTAGCTTGACAATacaaacagaaagaaaatatatgacTACATTTGTATTTTAAGTTAGTATATATCTATGCCTCTCAACACTCGTTAAGGTGCATTTAAGGAGAAAATATATACGTGAAATATAcacttattttattatgactACATTTGTAATTTAGATTggtaaaaacaacaaaaattaaaataaaatatttctagtATGTTAGTATATTTAACTTCTATAATACATTATAATTGTATGTTcacactttaaaattaatttttttttttttgttaacacaTATATGTCTAATAGAAGAGTTGGAGTATTCGTACCTGGTTAAATAAATGTGATGTTTCAGACTTGGATTGAGAAAAACTTTTGAGATTTGGCAAATTTCCAAGCGTCAATGTTTTTAATTGGCAGAACTCAATAATACCATCATCGATCACTCCTTCTATGCTTGCCTCTGATACTATCACTTCCATTTTAGGACATTCATATACTGCAAAGTCTTCAATGCACACAAGATGTCTAGCAACAAAAGCTGGAAATACATGTCTCAAACTACCACAAcaaataattgatataatttttaggTATAAATGGATATAATTGTCATTAGAGCAGTAGTCCTCATCATTAGGCCATATTTTCATCAATTTGGGCAGACTAAGTAACTCAAGATGTCTCAACTTTGGGAACACTTTAATTGTATGACTTTGGATATTAGGCTTGAGGATTTCAGCCAGCAATGCCAAAGAAGAACACCTCTGAACACGtaatgtctccaaattttgCAATTGTAGGAACATATTTGAAGggaacacatttaccaacttatGACATTGGGTTACTTTAATGTGCCTCAGTtgagaaaaagatattttgtttgATCTGTTTGAGGATTGAATCGTTTGCTCATTCCAAATATCTTCTGCCGGTAACTCATTAATCGTCAATTCCTCCAAGACAGGAAAAGATAcctatcaaataaaatttaatattacgTCAtacacttttgtattttaattttttattttactattatcaacacatacaaaatatttaaaaaatagtaagTATAGTAGTTAACTTGAcaatacaaacaaaaagaaaatattttcttaaataataaaaatagaaagtaaTAGTTAACTCATCCTAACTTTACTttcttaaatgataaaaaatattttattgaataaaaataattttgctggtgacattttatcaaacaacgccccacataaaatattttaaataaaaaatagatagcATGTTAAGATTTAATACATACCTTTTCATTGAAGATAGATTTTGCTGCTGTAGTCCAATTTGAAGCGTTTTCCTCAATTGCTATCTTCTCCATTTTGGGGTAGAagcttttaaattgtggaagtTTTGACAAATTTATCATTCTCAATCGactgaaaataattatttcatcagCTACGACTTCCCCTTCATTACAATGATCTCCTACTCCAATTATTTGTTCCACACTGTTACAATAGTGTACTTTAAGTGTTTTGAGTTGTTGAAGTGCTTTGGCACAGGATGGGGAAAAGACATATTTCATGCTCtgacatttaaaaatatctaaattgattaatttagaaaaagatCCCCCACCACTTGGTGTAACCTGTAGCTGTGGCTTGCTACGTAGATATCTCAAGTCTTGAATGTTAGACAATTCCAAGATCTCAACTTTGTCCATCAAGAGGTGAAACCCATCTATATCGTGAATATCCCGAATTCTCAACTCATTTAGGGATCGAAAAAATGAAGTgtttatacatataaaaaaatcaatcaatttcTCAAATAAGTAGCCGCATTCTTGGAAGATAGTCCTGTAATTACCATATGTGAAAATTGTAATATGTAAAACTGTTAATTGCTTCAATGATTTCAGCTCAGTAATGCTCGCATTGCTCATTCCCCCACCAACTATAGTGATATCCCAATCTGTAACATACAACTCTTCTAGATGGATCAAATTGGATATCACACCCTCTGGAATCACATTTAGGTAGCACTTTCTTAGATCTAAGGATCGCAAACTAGTCAATTTCCCAATCTCTTGTGGCAACTCCTTTATCTTAGATCCCTCAAAGCTAAGTATCTCAAtgttattatttagattttgaaTTGTAGACAAGTCGTCTTCCCATAATTGGCAATAATTTAGACGTAACATCCGAAGTTGATCCAACTCCAAAATCGATGATGGGAGGTCCTTCCGTATGTATTTCAAATCTAAAACTCTTGCCTCCTTCATGCCTTGAAAGAAATCAGTTGGAATTTCTAAATCATTTGGAATTTCATGCAACACAATGGTTTGCATTAGTGGACAATGGAGCGCACCGCGAGGAAAACTAATGTTGTCATTATTGATCCTTAATGAGATTGCTGTGTGATGTTCCCAGGCATCATTCTTTGGCCACTCTTTAATATTGTGATTTACCATGAACTGTTGTTGCCCTGGCCAATCACGACTACCTCCGTGTGCAATTTGCTTCTCCTCTGTTATAGAAATTGCAAGGTCACGAATGACGTCATGCATTTTAACAAAATTCTTGTTTTTTCCATTTAGCAACAAGCAAGAGCTTTTCAGCTTATCAACCTTGGATTGTACTCTATATCTTGCATGTTTCAGCGAATCCACCATTCTAAGGAACCCCAAGGCAAAGCTATATCTAACCAAGTCATCAATAGGAATCTCAGCATCTTCGGGGAACAAACAGCAG
This window harbors:
- the LOC127789887 gene encoding uncharacterized protein LOC127789887 isoform X1, whose product is MTNIMESCVGKILSFLVGPAITHGDYVIQYKKNVTLLEQENRRLRDKKDRIQGRVDLEMNYGKVIETEVSSWLEEVNKMERDIANFLRQQENEEQMERDIASFLRQQENGEQMERDFANFLCQQENKEQTERDIANFLRQQQNGEQMERDFANFRRQQPNGESFRCFLGCMCPNLMWRHKRGKEAHERKEVVSELISRGENLERLPVARDAPFRSDLHFVSPRYYTKFQSRDSVVDKINNALKDSGVHVIGVHGPGGAGKTTMVIEVANEATKQGIFDKFVVAVVSKDLNISKIQEELASQLDFNYKKIGDIGRADELRKALSNRGKKILVILDDLWQVQVLNAIGIPTSGCKILLTSRNEEVLRGMEVHLCVPIGYLEEQEALKLFTNVTGDFRVDDSTAREVCNRCGGLPIAIVAVGAALRGKEEAAWWDALHQLENCRIKYIEERVPRGYITLRWSYDFLEDEDAKSCFLLCCLFPEDAEIPIDDLVRYSFALGFLRMVDSLKHARYRVQSKVDKLKSSCLLLNGKNKNFVKMHDVIRDLAISITEEKQIAHGGSRDWPGQQQFMVNHNIKEWPKNDAWEHHTAISLRINNDNISFPRGALHCPLMQTIVLHEIPNDLEIPTDFFQGMKEARVLDLKYIRKDLPSSILELDQLRMLRLNYCQLWEDDLSTIQNLNNNIEILSFEGSKIKELPQEIGKLTSLRSLDLRKCYLNVIPEGVISNLIHLEELYVTDWDITIVGGGMSNASITELKSLKQLTVLHITIFTYGNYRTIFQECGYLFEKLIDFFICINTSFFRSLNELRIRDIHDIDGFHLLMDKVEILELSNIQDLRYLRSKPQLQVTPSGGGSFSKLINLDIFKCQSMKYVFSPSCAKALQQLKTLKVHYCNSVEQIIGVGDHCNEGEVVADEIIIFSRLRMINLSKLPQFKSFYPKMEKIAIEENASNWTTAAKSIFNEKVSFPVLEELTINELPAEDIWNEQTIQSSNRSNKISFSQLRHIKVTQCHKLVNVFPSNMFLQLQNLETLRVQRCSSLALLAEILKPNIQSHTIKVFPKLRHLELLSLPKLMKIWPNDEDYCSNDNYIHLYLKIISIICCGSLRHVFPAFVARHLVCIEDFAVYECPKMEVIVSEASIEGVIDDGIIEFCQLKTLTLGNLPNLKSFSQSKSETSHLFNQVSFPILEELNISELPAEDIWNEQTIQSSNRSNEISFSQLRHVKVTQCHKLINMFPSNMLPRLQNLEALVVWNCLSLTLLVEDLNPNIQSPTDKFKLIDVFPKLRDLELDTLPKLMKMWLNDEDYFSNDNYVCLCLETISIRHCDSLRHVFSAFVARHLACIEHLYVEACLGMEVIVSDAKEEGVIDNGIINLGKLKTLQLRDLSNLKSFSQFKSEASHLFNQVIFSKIKYVILSGLSREIQLWDLLATTQEHLHVKIIKCQVSTKVSSHPQMRSSRMIFNNLLLRDCQGFKHVIDLNGTISIGEKQFVDVKRLTLHRLPELVFLWNMNFHGSLKEIVIKECSQLRSLFTHSMAKTLQHLKMLSVISCEMIEEIIIIEEKNINFAGKEKATRHIEFPKLKKLYLNGLPNLKNFCNDERDSFSFSSLCNIQVKRCPKMKTFASGQICLPPRMIRAWVEYKEVEITDLNAFFESRNEDNNHMMIKCRDDSDEGEYDSYVDISSGEGEYDLRVNISSEDD
- the LOC127789887 gene encoding probable disease resistance protein At4g27220 isoform X2; this translates as MTNIMESCVGKILSFLVGPAITHGDYVIQYKKNVTLLEQENRRLRDKKDRIQGRVDLEMNYGKVIETEVSSWLEEVNKMERDIANFLRQQENEEQMERDIASFLRQQENGEQMERDFANFLCQQENKEQTERDIANFLRQQQNGEQMERDFANFRRQQPNGESFRCFLGCMCPNLMWRHKRGKEAHERKEVVSELISRGENLERLPVARDAPFRSDLHFVSPRYYTKFQSRDSVVDKINNALKDSGVHVIGVHGPGGAGKTTMVIEVANEATKQGIFDKFVVAVVSKDLNISKIQEELASQLDFNYKKIGDIGRADELRKALSNRGKKILVILDDLWQVQVLNAIGIPTSGCKILLTSRNEEVLRGMEVHLCVPIGYLEEQEALKLFTNVTGDFRVDDSTAREVCNRCGGLPIAIVAVGAALRGKEEAAWWDALHQLENCRIKYIEERVPRGYITLRWSYDFLEDEDAKSCFLLCCLFPEDAEIPIDDLVRYSFALGFLRMVDSLKHARYRVQSKVDKLKSSCLLLNGKNKNFVKMHDVIRDLAISITEEKQIAHGGSRDWPGQQQFMVNHNIKEWPKNDAWEHHTAISLRINNDNISFPRGALHCPLMQTIVLHEIPNDLEIPTDFFQGMKEARVLDLKYIRKDLPSSILELDQLRMLRLNYCQLWEDDLSTIQNLNNNIEILSFEGSKIKELPQEIGKLTSLRSLDLRKCYLNVIPEGVISNLIHLEELYVTDWDITIVGGGMSNASITELKSLKQLTVLHITIFTYGNYRTIFQECGYLFEKLIDFFICINTSFFRSLNELRIRDIHDIDGFHLLMDKVEILELSNIQDLRYLRSKPQLQVTPSGGGSFSKLINLDIFKCQSMKYVFSPSCAKALQQLKTLKVHYCNSVEQIIGVGDHCNEGEVVADEIIIFSRLRMINLSKLPQFKSFYPKMEKIAIEENASNWTTAAKSIFNEKVSFPVLEELTINELPAEDIWNEQTIQSSNRSNKISFSQLRHIKVTQCHKLVNVFPSNMFLQLQNLETLRVQRCSSLALLAEILKPNIQSHTIKVFPKLRHLELLSLPKLMKIWPNDEDYCSNDNYIHLYLKIISIICCGSLRHVFPAFVARHLVCIEDFAVYECPKMEVIVSEASIEGVIDDGIIEFCQLKTLTLGNLPNLKSFSQSKSETSHLFNQVIFSKIKYVILSGLSREIQLWDLLATTQEHLHVKIIKCQVSTKVSSHPQMRSSRMIFNNLLLRDCQGFKHVIDLNGTISIGEKQFVDVKRLTLHRLPELVFLWNMNFHGSLKEIVIKECSQLRSLFTHSMAKTLQHLKMLSVISCEMIEEIIIIEEKNINFAGKEKATRHIEFPKLKKLYLNGLPNLKNFCNDERDSFSFSSLCNIQVKRCPKMKTFASGQICLPPRMIRAWVEYKEVEITDLNAFFESRNEDNNHMMIKCRDDSDEGEYDSYVDISSGEGEYDLRVNISSEDD